In the Maridesulfovibrio bastinii DSM 16055 genome, one interval contains:
- a CDS encoding ABC transporter ATP-binding protein — protein MPEPILELRNVESGYGSIKALKGINLKVYEGEIVSVIGANGAGKSTTLMTICNIVKATSGDIFYRGERINSVSPDKLPEMGLCQVPEGRRVFPRLTIEENLDLGAFFRKDNEIADDIERMYQMFPILMERRFQAGGTLSGGEQQMLAIARALMSRPKILLLDEPSLGLAPLIVQQIFDIVQEINKQGTTVILVEQNAKVALSMATRGYVLETGNVVLEDDAQALLDNPDIQKAYLGE, from the coding sequence ATGCCGGAACCAATTCTTGAACTTAGAAATGTTGAATCCGGTTACGGGAGCATTAAGGCTCTTAAAGGAATCAACCTTAAAGTCTACGAAGGGGAGATAGTATCCGTTATCGGTGCTAACGGTGCAGGAAAAAGCACAACCCTGATGACCATTTGTAATATTGTTAAAGCTACTTCCGGCGATATTTTTTATCGTGGTGAAAGAATAAATTCGGTCAGTCCTGATAAACTTCCGGAGATGGGGCTGTGTCAGGTTCCGGAAGGAAGACGGGTTTTCCCCCGACTGACCATTGAAGAGAATCTTGATCTGGGTGCTTTTTTCAGAAAAGACAACGAAATCGCTGATGATATTGAAAGAATGTATCAGATGTTTCCGATTCTCATGGAAAGAAGATTTCAGGCCGGCGGAACACTTTCAGGCGGTGAACAGCAGATGCTGGCTATTGCCCGGGCTTTGATGAGTCGTCCGAAGATTCTGCTTCTGGATGAACCCTCACTGGGGCTTGCTCCACTCATTGTTCAGCAGATATTTGATATTGTTCAGGAGATTAATAAACAGGGCACAACTGTAATTCTGGTCGAACAGAATGCTAAAGTTGCCTTGAGCATGGCGACAAGAGGCTATGTGCTGGAAACAGGAAATGTCGTCCTTGAGGATGACGCTCAGGCATTGCTTGATAACCCGGATATTCAAAAAGCCTATCTTGGTGAATAG
- a CDS encoding ABC transporter permease subunit, translated as MTTPEFKKHWISLGIGLVWFFILLWPLLGIKPEGLEIAKTFTVWWRIAAGCAAILIIYQLNKLGVFNFFTKPACKATVSARDAAAKVPVWLWAIVGFICMALIPQYFGRYVQDVTINVMIYICLGLGLNVVIGMAGMLDLGYIAFYGIGAYTYALLSINYGISFWLSLPVSAFTACILALIIGYTSTKMRGDYLAIVTLGFGEIVRLVLNNWMSLTNGPNGILGIKAPGIYWFDFGNGMSLEHIWLKKLGLLYYVALVLVIFTILAVHRLQYSRIGRAWEAIREDETAAEVMGIPTFQTKVLAYCAGSVFGGLAGAFFAARMRFVSPESFTFMESAMVLAMVVLGGMGSIPGVILGAIALIVLPEAFRDFELYRMLVFGGVMVVMMIFRPQGFWPQKRKVSSKGD; from the coding sequence TTGACGACACCAGAGTTTAAAAAACATTGGATTTCACTGGGCATAGGACTTGTCTGGTTCTTTATCCTGCTCTGGCCTCTTCTCGGAATTAAACCGGAAGGTCTGGAGATAGCAAAAACGTTTACCGTATGGTGGCGTATTGCTGCAGGATGTGCTGCTATCCTGATCATCTACCAGCTCAATAAGCTTGGTGTTTTTAATTTTTTTACAAAACCTGCTTGTAAAGCGACAGTTTCAGCCAGAGATGCAGCGGCAAAAGTTCCAGTCTGGCTGTGGGCGATAGTCGGTTTTATCTGCATGGCATTAATTCCCCAGTATTTCGGCAGATATGTTCAGGATGTGACTATAAATGTTATGATCTACATCTGCCTTGGACTTGGACTTAATGTTGTAATCGGAATGGCCGGAATGCTTGATCTCGGCTATATCGCATTTTATGGCATAGGAGCTTATACCTATGCATTGCTGTCAATTAATTATGGAATTTCATTCTGGCTCAGTCTCCCGGTCAGCGCATTCACAGCTTGTATTCTTGCGCTGATTATTGGTTATACCTCAACAAAGATGAGGGGAGACTATCTTGCTATTGTAACCCTCGGATTCGGTGAAATTGTCCGGCTTGTGCTCAACAACTGGATGAGTCTTACCAATGGTCCCAACGGTATTCTTGGAATTAAAGCCCCCGGAATTTACTGGTTTGATTTCGGAAACGGAATGAGCCTTGAGCATATCTGGTTAAAAAAGCTCGGTCTTCTGTATTATGTAGCTCTTGTTCTGGTCATATTCACTATTCTTGCCGTACACCGGCTTCAATATTCAAGAATAGGCCGGGCCTGGGAAGCTATCAGAGAGGATGAAACTGCTGCTGAAGTAATGGGAATTCCCACCTTCCAGACCAAGGTGCTTGCATATTGTGCCGGTTCTGTTTTTGGCGGTCTTGCCGGTGCTTTTTTTGCTGCCCGCATGAGATTCGTAAGCCCTGAATCATTTACATTCATGGAATCAGCAATGGTGCTGGCTATGGTTGTTCTGGGTGGTATGGGCTCAATACCGGGAGTTATTCTTGGAGCGATAGCTCTGATTGTTCTTCCTGAGGCATTTCGTGATTTTGAACTATACAGGATGCTGGTTTTCGGCGGTGTTATGGTTGTAATGATGATTTTCAGACCGCAGGGGTTCTGGCCTCAGAAGCGTAAAGTTTCCAGCAAAGGGGATTAG
- a CDS encoding branched-chain amino acid ABC transporter permease, giving the protein MEYFFQQLINGVTLGGIYALIALGYTMVYGIIQLINFAHGEFFAAGGYVGVIFMSYLAAQGAPIWLCLGGSLLLTMCYCAMLAMAVEKVAYKPLRNSSRLSVLLSALGMSIFLQNGLMLTQGVYDKAYPSELTSGGFEFGTVMLSYMQIFIFCITAFLLVALNTLVFKTRIGKAMRSTAQDKIMSALVGINSNRIISLTFAIGAGLAAAAGIMVGLYYGSVRYDMGFVPGIKAFAAAVLGGIGNITGAMIGGFIIGMVEIFAAGYISGEYKDVFAFIILIAVLYFRPTGIMGENIDDTRV; this is encoded by the coding sequence ATGGAATATTTTTTTCAACAGCTCATCAACGGTGTAACACTAGGCGGCATCTATGCTTTGATCGCTCTGGGCTACACCATGGTGTACGGTATCATACAGCTCATCAACTTCGCCCATGGCGAATTTTTTGCGGCTGGCGGCTATGTCGGTGTAATCTTCATGAGTTACCTTGCAGCACAGGGTGCTCCTATCTGGCTGTGTCTCGGCGGGTCTCTGCTGCTCACTATGTGCTATTGCGCAATGCTGGCGATGGCAGTCGAGAAAGTGGCGTATAAACCACTCAGAAATTCATCAAGACTTTCTGTTCTTCTTTCAGCTCTCGGAATGTCCATCTTCCTGCAGAACGGCCTGATGCTTACTCAGGGGGTTTACGACAAAGCTTATCCCTCTGAACTTACCAGCGGTGGTTTTGAATTTGGTACGGTCATGCTGTCTTATATGCAGATCTTCATATTCTGCATAACAGCTTTTCTACTTGTGGCTCTTAATACTCTGGTATTTAAAACCCGTATCGGTAAAGCCATGCGCTCAACTGCTCAGGACAAAATAATGTCCGCTCTGGTGGGTATCAATTCAAACCGTATCATCAGTCTTACATTTGCAATCGGGGCAGGGCTTGCCGCAGCTGCCGGTATCATGGTCGGGCTTTATTATGGTTCAGTCCGGTATGACATGGGGTTTGTCCCCGGTATCAAGGCTTTTGCTGCTGCAGTTCTCGGTGGAATTGGTAATATTACCGGTGCAATGATCGGTGGTTTTATTATCGGAATGGTAGAAATTTTTGCCGCAGGATATATTTCAGGAGAATATAAGGACGTTTTCGCGTTCATAATACTTATCGCGGTACTTTATTTCAGGCCCACAGGAATCATGGGAGAGAACATTGACGACACCAGAGTTTAA
- a CDS encoding branched-chain amino acid ABC transporter substrate-binding protein, with translation MKRTVLLALLTAVILMIGSGIADAKTLKLGTMGPLTGPYAADGNDIKNGAQTAVDVILEQGGIPGFDDIELLPQDTACDPRQAVASANKLINEEANGVVGSYCSSATLPASEVLDEEDIIMITPASTNEQVTSRGLPYMFRMCGRDDDQGTIAIDFMQQMLDTKTIYIVDDKTAYSQGLADNVEKLAEKRGLKVLGHEHVNQGDKDFSAILTKVKSMNPDVYYMSMQNSATGALMLIQSKRMGIDADVVAQDAVYHPQLIEIAKDAAEGVYLTFGFIDDNAPAYKEFLNKYKPKYGDPGAYSGYAYDSAMSYLKAVKAAGTTDPVKVKAALMKLDYDGATKHIKFKPNGDSGSNYIIRKVQDGKFINYWNPATGKLY, from the coding sequence ATGAAACGGACAGTCTTGCTGGCTCTGCTCACGGCTGTGATCCTGATGATAGGATCCGGTATTGCAGATGCTAAAACTCTCAAGCTGGGAACTATGGGCCCGCTTACCGGCCCTTATGCAGCTGACGGTAACGATATCAAAAACGGTGCACAGACAGCCGTAGATGTTATTCTTGAACAGGGCGGAATTCCCGGTTTTGATGATATCGAACTGCTTCCTCAGGATACCGCATGTGACCCCCGTCAGGCAGTGGCTTCTGCAAATAAGCTTATTAATGAAGAAGCAAACGGTGTAGTCGGCTCTTATTGTTCAAGTGCAACTCTTCCCGCTTCAGAAGTTCTTGATGAAGAAGACATCATTATGATTACCCCTGCTTCCACAAACGAGCAGGTTACATCCCGTGGACTTCCCTACATGTTCCGCATGTGCGGACGTGATGATGATCAGGGAACCATCGCCATTGATTTCATGCAGCAGATGCTTGATACCAAAACAATCTATATTGTTGATGATAAAACTGCATACTCGCAGGGCCTTGCTGACAATGTTGAAAAGCTCGCTGAAAAACGTGGTCTCAAAGTCCTCGGACATGAGCATGTAAATCAGGGCGATAAAGACTTTTCAGCTATTCTGACTAAAGTTAAATCCATGAATCCTGACGTTTATTACATGAGCATGCAGAACTCGGCTACAGGAGCTTTGATGCTTATCCAGTCAAAACGTATGGGCATTGATGCTGATGTAGTTGCTCAGGATGCTGTTTATCATCCTCAGCTTATTGAAATTGCCAAGGATGCAGCTGAAGGCGTTTACCTCACCTTCGGTTTCATTGATGACAATGCTCCTGCATACAAAGAATTTCTTAACAAGTATAAACCTAAATACGGTGATCCGGGTGCATATTCCGGCTACGCATACGACAGTGCCATGTCTTACCTGAAGGCTGTTAAGGCCGCAGGAACAACTGATCCGGTAAAAGTTAAGGCCGCACTGATGAAGCTTGATTATGATGGCGCTACCAAGCATATCAAATTCAAGCCTAATGGAGATTCCGGTTCCAACTATATCATCCGTAAAGTTCAGGATGGTAAGTTCATCAACTATTGGAATCCTGCAACAGGCAAACTTTACTAA
- a CDS encoding ABC transporter ATP-binding protein: MAELHLKDVSVRFGGLQALAEVNFSLMQGEIVGLIGPNGAGKTTIFNVITGVYRTSGGDVVYDGESLVGLKPYQVLTKGIARTFQNIRLFQNMTALENVMIAQHSRTSSGIFSAILRTPAQKREEIRIKEKALEELKFAGLDEYADEIASNLPYGYQRRLEIARALASEPSTILLDEPAAGLNPSESSQLMETIRKISERGINVLMVEHDMKVVMGICQRLVVLDHGVMIASGLPEEIQKNPAVIEAYLGN; this comes from the coding sequence ATGGCAGAACTTCATCTAAAAGACGTGAGCGTACGCTTTGGCGGTTTGCAGGCTCTGGCTGAGGTAAATTTTTCCCTTATGCAGGGAGAAATAGTTGGGCTTATAGGTCCCAACGGTGCAGGCAAAACAACCATCTTCAACGTGATTACCGGGGTGTACCGCACTTCTGGTGGAGATGTTGTATATGATGGCGAAAGCCTCGTCGGACTAAAGCCGTATCAGGTCCTTACAAAAGGTATCGCCCGTACATTTCAGAATATCAGACTGTTTCAGAATATGACAGCTCTTGAGAATGTCATGATCGCACAGCATTCGAGAACTTCCTCGGGAATATTCAGTGCTATCCTGCGGACTCCGGCTCAAAAAAGGGAAGAAATAAGAATAAAAGAAAAGGCCTTGGAAGAATTAAAATTCGCAGGACTTGACGAATATGCGGATGAAATTGCTTCAAACCTTCCCTATGGTTATCAACGCCGTCTAGAGATAGCCAGAGCTCTTGCTTCAGAACCATCCACTATCCTGCTTGACGAACCGGCAGCGGGGCTTAACCCGTCTGAAAGTTCACAGCTGATGGAAACAATAAGAAAAATATCCGAACGTGGCATCAACGTACTGATGGTAGAGCATGATATGAAAGTTGTCATGGGTATCTGTCAGCGTTTGGTTGTCCTTGATCATGGAGTGATGATTGCATCAGGACTACCTGAAGAAATACAGAAAAATCCTGCTGTAATTGAGGCATATCTGGGTAACTAA
- the qmoC gene encoding quinone-interacting membrane-bound oxidoreductase complex subunit QmoC, producing MENNVRIKPDLQFIKELQEVGGDAVKKCYQCATCSVACPLSPSDNPYPRKEMVWAQWGLKDKLVNDIDIWLCHNCGTCSDLCPRGARPGDMLAALRNMAYQKLVTPSIIGKWMSSAKGLPFLIGIPAVLYLLIWLIMAGVRGSFFPLKDGEIVFGHLFPGDFTIDPIFGLVFLFMAWTFYKGIKKLVASFKDQPRVFNVGDKSERPSMLECFIDVVRNEIATHAKWKECGETDEADDQKFKGHITVMYAFLALLIVTSIVAGAHWGGKIFSFIAPLGHTPMPLWSPVKLLANVGAILLLYGLTQLTKRRLNQDDSKQGSTYYDWYLLGVIWAIAITGVMSELLRLMGIAGLAYPMYYLHLIAVFMMLAYLPWSKLGHLVYRTAALTYARYIGRVPMPVREEKTFTL from the coding sequence ATGGAAAACAATGTTCGCATTAAACCGGATCTGCAGTTCATTAAAGAGCTTCAGGAAGTCGGTGGCGACGCAGTTAAAAAATGCTACCAGTGCGCAACTTGCAGTGTGGCATGTCCTCTGTCGCCTTCGGACAATCCCTACCCGCGCAAAGAAATGGTGTGGGCTCAGTGGGGTCTTAAAGATAAACTTGTTAACGACATAGATATCTGGCTCTGCCATAACTGCGGTACCTGTTCCGATCTTTGTCCCCGTGGCGCACGCCCCGGTGACATGCTCGCAGCACTGCGTAATATGGCTTACCAGAAGCTGGTGACACCTTCCATCATAGGTAAATGGATGAGCTCTGCAAAGGGTCTTCCTTTCCTGATCGGTATCCCGGCTGTTCTCTATCTGCTTATCTGGTTGATTATGGCCGGTGTTCGTGGTTCCTTCTTCCCTCTTAAGGATGGAGAAATCGTTTTCGGTCATCTTTTCCCCGGAGATTTTACCATCGACCCGATCTTTGGTCTGGTCTTTCTTTTCATGGCCTGGACTTTTTACAAAGGCATCAAAAAACTTGTTGCTTCGTTTAAAGATCAGCCGAGAGTGTTCAATGTCGGCGACAAATCTGAACGTCCCAGCATGCTGGAATGCTTCATTGATGTTGTAAGAAACGAGATTGCCACTCATGCCAAATGGAAAGAATGCGGCGAGACAGATGAAGCTGATGATCAGAAATTCAAAGGCCACATTACCGTTATGTATGCCTTCCTTGCTCTTCTGATTGTTACTTCAATCGTTGCAGGCGCACACTGGGGCGGTAAGATCTTCTCCTTTATTGCACCGCTCGGGCATACTCCCATGCCCCTTTGGAGTCCGGTAAAGCTGCTGGCAAACGTGGGTGCTATTCTGCTCCTCTACGGCCTGACTCAGCTTACCAAGCGTCGCCTTAATCAGGATGATTCCAAGCAGGGTTCCACTTATTATGACTGGTATCTGCTGGGTGTAATCTGGGCGATTGCTATAACCGGTGTTATGTCGGAACTGCTTCGCCTTATGGGCATAGCAGGACTTGCTTACCCAATGTACTATCTGCATCTGATAGCCGTCTTTATGATGTTAGCTTATCTGCCGTGGTCCAAACTTGGCCATCTGGTCTACAGGACTGCTGCACTTACTTATGCAAGATACATCGGCCGCGTTCCTATGCCGGTCCGTGAAGAAAAGACTTTTACTCTGTAA
- a CDS encoding hydrogenase iron-sulfur subunit encodes MPEKIGVYFDQASISPFLKAEDLAEFVTKRYSDVCPVVKTHERLNSEEGRKLIQEDIDAGSIDAVCICGTTPRVDWDIFDFDSVVVERVNLREQCIKAFRNPDGSMPEAGGEVPELLKILAQEYVKMGITKITKVREIETQAIETTKVVMVMGGGFTGLNAALYAAKTNHDVILIEKEANLGGKALNMYKTFPLAYPYLEAHETGIEKLVAEVQSNSRIKVMTSSSLKTLAGAPGAYTATVVTGSGEEEMPVGAVVLATGWVPQDTKYVEPMGYGSSKVVTSAQFEKMVKDGQMNATTVAFLLDTSLSEDKFSEIESAEPVETCDAEAKTDEEAEDSFEYESMESYKHLSYSSELNSLVALKQANYVCELNPDGMAYVIYDHMMVPGVNERFYRSAQDAAGVMMTKGKVASVREEGNSMVVSAKDTLLGESIEVEADLVVVPTGMVPTTALDPTINLVYRQGPAFPDLEQFDGFADSNYICFPYETRRTGVYAAGCVRQPMSMALAREDAAGAVLKAVQCINSANHGVAVHPRSGDNSYPVFNFMRCTQCKRCTEECPFGALDDDEKGTPLPNPSRCRRCGTCMGACPERVISFDNYNIDMVGSMIKQVEVPDDMEVGGPRFIVLACENDAYPALDMAAMRGKGWSPYVRIIPVRCLGSVNTIWIADAMSKGIDGVLLLGCKYGEDYQCHFVKGSELCSRRMDNVAESLNRLGVEPERVVQAEIAIDEYDKVPDLIDNFVNEMVKIGPNPFKGY; translated from the coding sequence ATGCCCGAAAAAATCGGTGTTTATTTCGACCAAGCAAGCATCTCTCCTTTCCTCAAGGCTGAAGATCTCGCAGAGTTCGTGACCAAGAGATACAGCGATGTATGTCCGGTGGTCAAAACCCACGAGAGACTCAACAGTGAAGAAGGGCGTAAGCTTATTCAGGAAGATATTGACGCAGGCAGCATCGATGCGGTTTGCATCTGCGGAACAACTCCGCGTGTGGACTGGGACATTTTCGACTTCGATAGTGTAGTTGTCGAGAGAGTCAACCTGCGCGAGCAGTGCATTAAAGCCTTCAGAAATCCTGATGGATCAATGCCTGAAGCTGGTGGTGAAGTCCCCGAACTTTTGAAAATTCTTGCTCAAGAATATGTCAAAATGGGAATTACCAAAATCACCAAGGTCAGAGAAATTGAAACTCAGGCCATTGAAACCACAAAAGTCGTTATGGTTATGGGTGGAGGCTTCACAGGCCTTAATGCCGCTCTTTATGCAGCTAAAACCAACCATGATGTTATTTTAATTGAGAAGGAAGCCAATCTTGGTGGTAAGGCTCTTAACATGTATAAGACCTTCCCTCTGGCTTATCCTTATCTTGAAGCCCACGAAACCGGTATTGAAAAACTGGTTGCTGAAGTTCAGTCCAACTCCAGAATCAAGGTGATGACTTCATCCTCACTTAAAACCCTTGCTGGTGCTCCCGGTGCTTACACCGCGACAGTAGTAACCGGTTCCGGTGAAGAAGAAATGCCTGTTGGTGCAGTTGTCCTGGCTACAGGATGGGTTCCTCAGGATACCAAGTACGTTGAGCCTATGGGTTACGGATCTTCCAAGGTTGTAACCTCAGCTCAGTTTGAGAAGATGGTTAAAGATGGCCAGATGAATGCCACTACCGTCGCTTTCTTACTTGATACCAGCCTTTCCGAAGATAAATTCTCGGAAATTGAATCAGCTGAACCGGTTGAAACCTGTGATGCTGAAGCCAAGACTGATGAAGAAGCTGAAGATTCTTTCGAATACGAAAGCATGGAATCTTACAAGCACCTCTCATACAGTTCCGAGCTTAACAGCCTTGTTGCCCTTAAACAGGCAAATTATGTATGTGAGCTTAATCCTGACGGAATGGCTTATGTAATTTATGACCATATGATGGTCCCCGGCGTTAACGAACGTTTTTATCGTTCAGCTCAGGATGCTGCCGGCGTTATGATGACCAAAGGTAAAGTCGCTTCAGTTCGTGAAGAAGGCAATTCCATGGTTGTTTCCGCCAAAGACACCCTGCTTGGTGAAAGTATCGAAGTAGAAGCTGATCTGGTTGTTGTTCCTACCGGTATGGTTCCGACCACCGCTCTGGATCCGACCATCAACCTTGTCTACAGACAGGGGCCTGCTTTCCCCGATCTTGAGCAGTTCGATGGATTTGCTGATTCCAACTACATCTGCTTCCCTTATGAAACACGCCGTACCGGTGTTTACGCCGCAGGTTGTGTTCGCCAGCCCATGAGCATGGCTCTTGCCAGGGAAGACGCTGCCGGAGCAGTTCTCAAGGCTGTTCAGTGTATCAACTCCGCTAACCACGGTGTTGCTGTTCATCCACGTTCCGGTGATAATTCTTATCCTGTTTTCAACTTCATGCGTTGTACCCAGTGCAAGCGCTGTACTGAAGAATGTCCGTTCGGAGCTCTGGACGACGATGAAAAGGGAACACCGCTGCCGAACCCGTCACGCTGCCGCCGCTGCGGTACCTGTATGGGTGCATGTCCTGAACGTGTTATCAGCTTCGATAACTACAACATCGACATGGTCGGTTCCATGATCAAGCAGGTTGAAGTTCCTGATGACATGGAAGTAGGCGGACCCAGATTTATCGTTCTGGCATGTGAAAACGATGCTTACCCTGCACTTGATATGGCTGCTATGCGCGGAAAGGGCTGGAGTCCTTATGTGCGTATCATCCCTGTCCGCTGTCTTGGTTCCGTAAACACCATCTGGATTGCGGATGCCATGAGTAAGGGTATTGACGGCGTTCTGCTTCTTGGCTGTAAGTATGGTGAAGACTATCAGTGCCACTTTGTTAAGGGTTCTGAACTTTGTAGTCGCCGTATGGATAACGTCGCTGAATCCCTCAACAGACTCGGCGTTGAACCTGAACGTGTTGTGCAGGCTGAAATTGCCATTGACGAATACGATAAGGTACCTGACCTCATCGATAACTTCGTAAATGAAATGGTCAAAATCGGACCTAACCCGTTCAAGGGCTACTAG
- a CDS encoding CoB--CoM heterodisulfide reductase iron-sulfur subunit A family protein has product MSNSILVVGGGFSGITAALEAAEVGHEVFIVEKAPYLGGRVMQLNKYFPKLCPPSCGLEIQFQRIKKNKNVKFFTLAEVESISGSAGNFDVKVRIKPRYVKPGSVDLDSVIGKLSNDIVDEFEFKLADRKALYMDVPFAFPQRHVLEKENCTDDDLKVLEGVAAIDLNDQEKTITLNVGSIVYATGWKPYDVTKLTNLGAGTVKNCISNMQMERLAAPSGPTNGKIVRPSDGATPKRVAFVQCAGSRDENHLNYCSYICCMASLKQAAYVRDQFPDAEVTVYYIDLRTPGRYDKFAKRILSDDKINAVKGKVAEVIEDSATKDVVVTVEDAVTGIKSQNVHDLVVLATGMQPSLAGVPVPACVQVDDQGFIVGGEDKGIFAAGCAKQPLDVMKTAQSGTAAALKAIQTVIGR; this is encoded by the coding sequence CACTCGAAGCCGCTGAAGTAGGCCATGAAGTCTTCATCGTAGAGAAGGCGCCATACCTGGGTGGCCGGGTAATGCAGCTGAATAAATATTTCCCTAAGCTGTGCCCACCTTCTTGCGGACTGGAGATTCAATTCCAGAGGATTAAAAAAAATAAGAACGTCAAGTTCTTTACCTTGGCAGAAGTTGAATCTATCAGCGGTTCCGCTGGTAATTTCGATGTCAAGGTACGTATCAAACCCAGGTACGTAAAACCGGGCAGTGTTGACCTTGATAGTGTTATCGGAAAACTTTCCAATGACATAGTTGATGAGTTTGAATTCAAGCTCGCTGACCGTAAAGCTCTTTACATGGATGTTCCTTTTGCCTTCCCGCAGAGGCATGTTCTTGAAAAAGAAAACTGCACTGACGATGACCTCAAGGTGCTTGAGGGTGTTGCAGCGATTGATCTTAATGATCAGGAAAAAACAATCACCCTTAATGTCGGAAGCATAGTCTACGCAACCGGCTGGAAACCTTATGATGTTACCAAGCTGACCAACCTTGGTGCCGGAACCGTTAAGAACTGTATTTCCAATATGCAGATGGAGCGTCTTGCTGCTCCCAGCGGACCTACCAACGGTAAAATTGTCCGCCCGAGCGATGGAGCTACCCCCAAACGGGTTGCTTTTGTTCAGTGTGCAGGCTCCCGTGATGAAAACCATCTCAATTACTGCTCGTACATCTGCTGTATGGCTTCCCTGAAGCAGGCCGCATATGTTCGCGACCAGTTCCCCGATGCAGAGGTTACTGTTTACTACATCGACCTCCGTACTCCGGGACGCTATGACAAGTTTGCCAAGCGTATTCTTTCCGATGACAAGATTAACGCTGTCAAAGGTAAAGTTGCAGAAGTTATTGAAGACTCCGCAACTAAAGACGTTGTTGTTACTGTTGAAGATGCCGTTACCGGTATCAAGAGCCAGAACGTTCACGATCTGGTTGTTCTTGCAACAGGAATGCAGCCGAGCCTTGCTGGCGTACCCGTCCCGGCCTGTGTACAGGTTGATGATCAGGGCTTTATTGTCGGCGGAGAAGATAAAGGTATTTTCGCTGCAGGGTGTGCTAAGCAGCCACTTGATGTCATGAAAACTGCACAGTCAGGTACTGCCGCAGCACTCAAAGCGATTCAAACGGTGATAGGGAGGTAA